The Geothrix sp. genome window below encodes:
- a CDS encoding HD domain-containing protein yields MTQPIPWRTACEQALRRFSDADAIRFWGIGHEVEGTYRPIFNYRFEHTYAAVLLARWLAPATGADGEVVECAAWLHDVAKRLKDPHAKDTHAQDASARVGDILAGTDFPPEKIPAVRHAIEHHVGLKLTKRLEPLETACLWDCDKLSKIGAASLIHFGCISGAFQPITTEEILRRGVAWLDLAQAITASFNTEPAREEGRRRLAFLRAHYDQLSREWSDPMKVTPA; encoded by the coding sequence ATGACCCAGCCCATCCCCTGGCGGACCGCCTGCGAGCAAGCGCTGAGGCGATTTTCGGACGCGGATGCGATCCGGTTCTGGGGCATCGGCCACGAGGTGGAGGGCACTTACCGGCCCATCTTCAACTATCGCTTCGAACACACCTACGCCGCCGTGCTCCTGGCGCGCTGGCTCGCACCCGCGACGGGGGCGGATGGGGAAGTGGTGGAATGCGCCGCCTGGCTGCACGATGTGGCGAAGCGCCTGAAGGATCCCCACGCGAAAGACACCCATGCCCAGGATGCCTCGGCCCGGGTGGGGGACATTCTTGCGGGCACGGATTTTCCACCGGAGAAGATCCCCGCGGTGCGGCACGCCATCGAGCACCATGTGGGCCTGAAGCTCACGAAGCGGCTCGAGCCCCTGGAGACCGCCTGCCTCTGGGACTGCGACAAGCTCAGCAAGATCGGCGCGGCCAGCCTCATCCACTTCGGGTGCATCAGCGGCGCCTTCCAGCCCATCACCACCGAGGAGATCCTGCGGCGTGGCGTGGCCTGGCTCGATCTGGCGCAGGCCATCACCGCCAGCTTCAACACGGAACCCGCCCGGGAGGAGGGCCGCCGCCGGCTGGCCTTCCTCCGGGCCCACTACGATCAGCTCAGCCGTGAATGGTCCGATCCCATGAAGGTGACCCCCGCATGA